A single window of Halobacillus naozhouensis DNA harbors:
- a CDS encoding lysophospholipid acyltransferase family protein, with product MNLYKLGKLVCSLVFFPLYRIKVVGKENIPKDGPVIICSNHISNFDPPVVGITNSRNIYFLAKEELFNNRFLEKLLKSVHAFPIKRGMRDRNALRKGLEILKQNHALGLFPEGSRQKNGEVGKGLAGAGFFALRSNAEIVPCAIIGPYQKFKPLKVAYGKPIDMSAYREQKASAQVVTDRIMEEIRQLHEFHCKKA from the coding sequence GTGAATTTATACAAATTGGGGAAATTAGTCTGTAGTCTCGTTTTCTTTCCATTATATCGAATCAAGGTGGTCGGCAAAGAAAACATTCCTAAAGACGGGCCAGTAATCATCTGTTCAAATCATATTTCAAATTTTGATCCTCCTGTTGTCGGGATTACAAACAGCCGCAATATTTATTTTTTAGCAAAGGAAGAACTGTTTAATAATCGTTTTCTCGAAAAACTGCTAAAAAGCGTACATGCTTTTCCAATCAAACGAGGTATGCGTGATCGGAATGCTTTAAGGAAGGGCCTGGAGATTCTCAAACAAAACCATGCGCTCGGCCTGTTTCCCGAAGGGTCCAGACAAAAAAACGGTGAAGTAGGTAAAGGGCTTGCAGGAGCAGGCTTCTTTGCTCTCAGGTCTAACGCTGAAATTGTCCCGTGTGCCATCATTGGGCCTTATCAAAAATTCAAACCGCTTAAGGTCGCGTATGGGAAACCGATTGATATGAGTGCATATCGTGAGCAGAAGGCATCTGCCCAAGTCGTGACAGATCGAATAATGGAAGAAATCAGACAATTGCATGAATTTCACTGCAAAAAAGCATAA